TGGTTCCCTGTGGAAAGAAAGGATAAAGTGTAGTGAGATAGAACTCCAATGGAGCACAAATACAGGTACAACTCTTCTTTTCGTTAGCCCTTATAAATTGTACTTACTCTGGTCTTAGGGAACCAAAGATATATGAAAAACGCCAGCTTTGCCTCGCTGTACAGCGGAACCCTTGATGAAAACAGGACATAAACAACATAAACATATACACATCTCTGTTCATCTGAAAGTATTTCGATATCAATAACACCAACCATGAAGCGAAAGTATCCCCAACTCTTTCAAAAACGGTCAAAGCAGCCACAAGAATCCTGCAAGAAGTTTTAAAAAGGAAGATAAGACTTTACAGAAGAAAAACTCAAGGCAGAGACCGATGAGAAAGGGAATCACAAACCAATATTGGCACCAGAAACGAAGCTGCTGAATCTCAGGCTTATTCTTCTCAACAGCTTTGTAGCATTCATAAGCAGGATAAGCATATCCAAACACCATTCTGCCAACAAAACCAAAACTCAATAAAAAATCCATAATATTCTAAGATCAAGTAGTATATACTTCGGAAATGAAAAGATGAGAGTCATACACAAGTCCTCTGGTTAGAAACGATCCAATCATCTTGCTCacctgataaaaaaataaacaagaaaaaaaatggtgaTCCAAACTTAACAGACGCAACAAAAAACTCCCTAAAAAACTATGTGAAGTAGTGACAATAATAAAGAGGCAACGTATACTATTTCAACTAACAAGAAGAATCAATTCAATGAACCAATGTAGGTCATCAAACCAACTGAATCACAAGAAATCACTTGAAATCTACTCGTAAACCGTGAGATTAGTGTCGGCAGTGTCGAAGATTCAAAAATGCGGTAGGTCAGCTGAGTAAGAGCTAATTTAACTTCGATTTGTTCATTGTAACATCAGATTCCTCCTGCTTAGTATGAAATCGAAGTTTAACAAATCTTAGATAAGATAACACAAATTTGAAATCCATTTCTAATCAAACCGACGAGAGAAACCACAATAGCGCATCTGATTACAAGGAAGTACTAAGACTAGAGACGAGCTCAGCTCGATCGATCGATATCGATAAACACAATCTCAATCAATACCTCCTGAGAAACGCTTTCGGGAAGTTAAACGAGTACGCAATCGAATCTTAGAGCTTCGAGGGGAGCAGATTTTCGAAACGTCGGCGGAAGGAACGTGTTTGTCGGCGTAATGCGGCCGGCGACCGTTACGCAGTCGGCGGCGAGAGCACGAGAGCGGGGAAAGAgacaaaaatctgaaaatagtaATGACGgggaaaataaattaaaataatcgAAATTCTTTATTGAGCTTAGCTTTACTGAAATGCTGCCAGcggttgatttttttaaattcaactCACCTTGGAAGGGGTTAAATAATCCTCTGCGGGTTGATCTAGTGTGCACTACGATTTCTATAGGTTAGTATCTTGGGATTTGAAATGGACGGTTTAGGATGTATGAGATATGGGGCGTAAAAGACTCGGTGTACGCTACTCACACTGTACCTTATTGCCTCAACTCTTAAAACCCAACTTATGATCCCCAAGCTTTTCTTGTGAATGCTTTGTTTGatcttttttatacttttattaacTTTGATCatcatttattttcatttgattcTGTTGATCTTCCTAATGTGACGGTTCATgttgttttctaaaataatttatttgtttataagaTTATGACAAAAATGGGTTTCAATGTAATTGGATTACATGcatcattttttaaattaataataatatatcacatctaaaataaaatatagtgaCTTTGAGTTATAAATGCATAGTTTTATACGATTATCGATTTcctataattttaaatctatagGAGTTTAAGAAATGTAATTAGTGTTTTCTAATTTACAATTAATCattattagttgataaaaatatattaaatatataaaaatcctactatataaaaaaaactatttttaagcCTTTTCAAACTGTCCACATCATCACAAATATTTAGAGCCAATGAAAGTTACATGtcatacattttattttactgCCACATCACATTGAGTCTTAGCTCACTCACATATAATAATTCACGTTTCATGGAGTTCTTATTCTTTGTTGTTATCTGAAAGACGGTTGCGATTTCAGCCTCTCAATTTTCTTTAGTAATGTCAGATCTATCCACTAAACTTTCATTATACTTTTATTTGGCAGACATGGTACCCTTCAAACTCCCTCATTTTATAGCTTATATAAATTCTCATTCTCACTCGAAATCCTAAAAGACATACAAGCTCCTCCGTTGATGGTCGGTGAAATCTACCGGGGTTGATCATGTTGCTCAATTTTGACGATGTCTCCGCTGGCTTATCTGAATCTGAGTTCCGTTTTCGTTTAATTGGTTTGGAGCTGCTTATGATTGATGAACAAGTATGGACGATTATCTACAACTATTaattctctctctatcttcaATCCATCTCACTAATGAAATTGAACACAAGCTACAGTTGGTCAGGGATTCATCTCATCAAATTGGGTTGTACGACACCAAGGGAATCTCAACTGTGGAACAATCTATCAACTCATGAATTTCTTTGCAACAAAAGCTAATACATCTATCTACAGGGTTGTTGATGACAACCTTACCATCCGTTTCACTCACAGTTTAGTCCTCTCGGAGCTTCAAGACAACCCAGTTGTGATTCAGAGAGACAGGTTCAGGTTTCACTCATTCCAAGAGTTTGAAGCTAATTGTGATCTTCGAGGTGATTTGTGTGGGAAACTGACTTTCTGGTGCTAACATACAACTAATTGTTGATTTATGGAAACATTTATCCTAGAAGTAACCCACCTCAACTTGACTAATTCTTTAACTGTGTTGCAGATATGAGGTCATCAATGCACACTCTCTCAACCAACATGCGGTCTTGGATGGAGTAGACGGTGGCTGGCAGCACTCGGTGAGTTTTATTTCACCTATATCCTAAAGAGTGAGAAGATACGATTACATAGTACCACCAGCCTTAGTATGTATATGCCTGTAACTGTCCCACAATTATAATTGGCAATCTCAGGGGATAACGTCTAGCTCTGGGACCATGCTGCTAAGGAGTTCTATAGCAAGTTCAACGAAAGTCTCGCCGCACCTGCTGCTCTGTTAGTAACCACAGTGAACACTAAACATATTGGAGGTATAAAGTTTCCATGATTTAGTCAAGAACATCTTGATTTATCATGCACGATTTTATTGCAATTTTTAGTTGGCCAAAGGCATGAACCTAAGATCCCATCTATGTCTTAAACGTCTCCACATTTTGGTTAtgaacaacattttttttcctgCACGAGCTTATACCACCTTTACACAGCAAACTAAGTTTCCATTTTTGTGATTCTGGCCGTtgcaataatttttaataaacctTTCTTTCAGCTCAATGTCCTCAGGTATTCTTCGACAATGTGTTGGCTCCTACCATAGACTACTGAACATGGTAAGTATTTATATGcaatacaattaatatttttgagcGCATTTGATTCATGAAACATGTTCAAGATTGGCGGCAAATCCACACATTGTTGCGACTGTAACGGAAGTAACCAAGATGGAGGGAGATCCTTACTATTGGAGAGATCTTTTCCTTTCTGAAACAAGAACCAGTTCATGTAAGCATACATCATAAGTACATTAAACAACAATGTTTGACCAATTGTAGGTGGTCTCTTTTGATTTTATCGCAACAATAGATACGTCGACCAGAACAAGGGGTGGTATTACATCACCTGCAGTGACTTCCATACTCAGGCTAACAGATGGCCAACTTCATTTATGTTTCCAAAAAATGTGGAGACTTCAACGTCACTGGAGTTGCAATGTACATTACACAACGCTTATCTTTCACTTTAGCTTAGCCTGTGTGTTCACGTATGATTTTCCTTTGTAACAGGTACCGTGTCGGTGCTGAGATCTCCGCCTACGACTATGGCGAGAAGGGAACTTTTGTGCTCCTTGGTAATGCTGGTCCTGAGCTAATTGGGAGGCAGGCGTCAGAGCTTTTTGACAACTACAGTGAGGTTAATCATATTCATCTTATATTTCACCTCCCAAACAATATAAACTGACTGAAGCATTTTGAAATGGCAGGGTAATGGCGACATGGGTGCTAACCATGAGATGACAGCTCCACAATGTATGGATACAACTGGTCAAACACACAAATTTAGTCTCCAGCTAGAACTTTTTAGCAACGAGACAAACCATAAATGTGACAAATGGTGTTTGTCCTTTTGTTCTTCCACTTATAAGAGTCGTAGCAGCACTCCTGGAGCAGTAAACGTCTGCAACACTGCCATAGGTGGAACTTGCAGCACATGGTCTTTAGCTGAGCCAAGTGCATCTAGCAAGGAGAGTGTCGTACAGGATAAAGCTAAGTACAAGGCATCGCTAAACCAGCCACAATCGAGGAACCCAAACCATGGTTGCTTGATAGAATCATTATCTATCTCTAAGTTGTTAccttctttatcttttttttcttatcttccACCTTTTCTTAGGCTTTAATTtttcaactagattttgacccgcacgtccgtgcgggtgtattttttaaaataatatgatgctatttgctttttatgtcactatttagggttaggcaaaaaactcgaattcgaagaatcgaaccaatcccaatccgaataagtagtactaaatccgaacccgaatggattaaatatctgaattattcaaaaagttggtatttgaagaattgaaacctaatccgatccgaaccgaattaatttgggtatccaaaatagatttatatacttatatatatatatatattaattatttttagatttaatatatataaaaacatccaaaatatatatgatacttttaagttcgcaTAAAtgcttaaaaaatatatacaaataattaaacgtaaatatcttaaatagttaaaaaaatactcaaaactccaaaaatacttaaataattattaattctctatccaaatatttaaaccaaacctatttaaattggttatccaaatcagaaccaaatcctcaaagatctgaactgaacacgaaatcccaaaaagaTCCGAAAACGAATTCGAACGCCCatccctaatcactattatatactatatgtgttatcatagattacaaaatatgtgttatcatataattaatcgtattttatacgtaccatcaaataagttttcttataattaataatattttatacgtacaatcatataaataatcaaatatattatattttaaaatttattgtgaaatataaaaactataatttaagttggtgtttgaaattgagctttgtattgtatttttattatatatattgaaaatatttttataatagttattggaaaatatgttagtaaaaatcaaattttaaatatatgtaaatttttgaatgaattttgatataaattaattttaaattattattttgatttgaatatatatatcaagtaacatttAATATGATGTAatggactttcaatttttttagtagcatagactcattatttttttagtagcataagcccattattattttttctaacttactgctatccatgtttccaaacaatactatttttttaattactattcatattgccaaacaatcctaatgtgtacttcaactttaataatatagatacaaACAGTTTGGCAGGATTTTTTTGCCAACAGCATTTTGCTTTGCAGTTTTAAATACACGTTTAAACTGGTATCATAATTACGTCTCCCTATTAACATAATCGTTGTCTGATAAAAATGCTAAATCCTACAACACCACAATAGTAGTCGAATTTGGTTAGATTAAAAAGTATAGTTCAACATACAAAATAGAATTGTAACCACTGAAGTCAACCTGAATTCCAACTTTAAAGTTAAACATTCTTAATTTGCCCTTCATATCACGGATATGCATCCAGCTTCTAAATAGTAAAATTTTTGTTAGAAATGTGAGAACTGAGACTATGAACATCCTATTCAAGATCAAcccttttaaaaattatacgtAGTATTTGTAGACAATAacaatttttaccaaaaaaaacaatttttaccTTTTCACTCATCTTTATTTCATTAGAactttttttacatattttatttatattatatttagattCACTAAAACTAATTCATGTTTGTTTATCTTTAGCACATTTCATCTATTTTAAGTAGATTTAATCTTCACCTAACTATTTCAAAATACTAcaccaattatttttatatttcgaatGGATCCACATCGACATCTCCAAAAAAGAACGGTCTAACACAATGATTACATCAAAATTTGGGGGGTTTTACATTATCAAATTATACGCATAAACTTCAGAACACTTGATAGAAAAGGCTGAAATTTTCCAAACTCAAAACTATTTCCAAGCTCAAACTTTGGATGTGCTTTATGAAAAagttataaaagatattatatatttaaactaaaaattctTTAATCAgataatccgcgcgtagcgcggacacggACCTAGTGTATTTAAAAAGAACagtttttcttctaaaatatgCATCTTTATATTCATGAAAACGGATGGAATATATCTTTATGTTCATAAGATTATGACACATTCATTTGTAGATtggaaatattaaaaacaagcCACTGATAATGtatattcttgaaaaaaaaactccaaaaaggaAAAGCTATATAGTTTCTGCGATTTGAGcataaaacttttgattttagGTTATATAAAGTATTCTATAATTTATGCATCATGATATATGAGTAGAAAGATAACACGTTATCAATTTAGCATGCTTTATATGCTTTCATGTCCCTTctaatcccttatatactaaagcataAGTCACtcaaacaataaaattttgacatgtgtaatggtttaaaaaaaaaaaaattttgattacgTAATTGCAAAATTATTAAATCACTGTTTTTCCTCGAACTGATATCATCACACGTTCCATGAATTCAGTAACTCCTGATACTAACTGCCTATCATCTCATATATAGAGTTCAGTTAactatttttatcttttgattcttcttttttgatttttctcaacAGTTTCACTTTCTTTGTCTTTTTATGTAGGTTTTGAGTGCAGCAGATATCTTTATTCAAATCGATCATTTAAAAATCTGATTTTTATGATTCTTTCTACATGATTCAAGTTGATATCATACTTTACTTCTATTttgtattctattttttttaaagagtgAAAACCAGAGATTTGTTTTAGAGGATATTACTATTAGAAGCATGAAGTTATTTGATTCAAAGCGTGGTTATTCCTGTGAAAGAGGTAAACTGATTacatttaaaattgtaattatctaaaatatgttTAGATAGATGAAGCTTTGTACGtagacattttttaaaaaagttagaaaaaaactagaaaaacagAGTGCGGTTAAACATGTGTTATCtaggtttagaaaatatgaCTAAAATAAACAGAGAAGCTGTATGGGAAACATATGTATATCTTATTTATAGTTTGTTGATTTTACTATCTTTTTAACATCACTAATTTTACTAATCTATCAAtgaaatttctacgagaaacatattttaatatgaaaatgGGTGCAAGTAAATATTCAGTGAAATATTTAATCAAGTTTTATATGTGTTATCtaggtttagaaaatatgactaaaataaaattttatttttatgcgtTGAATCATTATAACTTATCAGATAATTTGGAAAATAGTGAAAGTAAACCGTGCGTTGGCACGGGGATAATACTAGTTATGGAGTAAATGGCTTTCACGCCCACATCAAACTCCTCAAGACACCACAGCTGGACCCTAACCAAACGGTTTTCGCCAGTCTAATTTTGATTAAAACCGGATCAACCCGAACAAGAAAAAGGTTTGGTCGACAAAAAGGGGGTGAGGGGCACTGTTTTCCATTATTAAAGCAAAGAAAGTTGCACATAACACACTAACGTCCATATTGGTGGTGATCGGTGGATATTCACATCAACATTATAACGCCAACTGAATGCAAAAAGTAATGGGGGCCAATATTATATTAAAGCGATCAAATAAATTGAAGTTTGCGCGATATGGACGTGGATTGCATATTGTTGGGCCGAAATAAGTTGTTTACAAACCTCAGGCCCAAAGTTGTAGAGCCAGGCAAGAGCCCGCATAAGGGCCCATCCTTAGAAAACAAAGGGTGAAAAGGACATTTCACAGTATAAGCAATTATTACAATCCACAAACCAAAAAGCTTAAGAGGCAAAAGTGGCATTACGTGTGGATCTCGTTGACACTCCCATCACTGTTCTTCGTCTCCTCCCTCCTTCCTCCAAACATGATCTACCCAATCTCACCTTCACTGTTCACTCCATACTCTCCACTCCCCTCGCTTCATCACCAAGATCCATGTCTCTTCTGATCAGATCCTCCTACGTCTCTCAATTTCACACTCGAAACTCAAAACCATCCTCTTCCTCCGATCAAATCCCCTCAAAATCACTGCTCTTCTCTTCGTTCAACCACAACCCATTAATCAAGTTGGTGTATAAACGCAACCCGAGAATGCAATCTCTCTCCTTTCCTTCGTTAACGACCGTTAAGAGCTCCTTGATCGACCCAGACGGCGGGGAGCTAGTGGAACTGGTGGTACCCGACTCAGAGATCGAGCCGAAGAAGAAGGAAGCAGATTCCATGCCGATGGTGAAGCTAACGAAGATCGATATGGAGTGGGTACACGTGATCAGCGAAGGCTGGGCTAGTCCTTTGAAAGGGTTCATGAGAGAAGACGAGTATCTGCAAAGTCTTCATTTTAACTCTCTGAGGTTGAAAGATGGGTCTCTTGTCAACATGTCTCTTCCTATTGTTCTTGCTATCGATGACCAGATCAAAGAACAGATCGGTGTGTCCAAGAATATTGCTCTTGTTAGCCCTCAAGGAGACATCATCGGTTCTCTCCGCAGGTAAAGATGGTGGCTTTCAATGCAATCATGCCTCTAGTTGTTGTTTATTGTTTAAGTGTCGAAAGATGAAGACTTTGAATGGTTATGGATAGGCATGGGTATTTTTCAGGTAaggggctagaggatccatttactaTCCTGTTTTCGGTTCTGTTCGGATAGGTTTGGATTTGGTTCAAATGGTAAAACTAGGAATTGGAAAATACCCGAAAAAGTTTGGTTCCGGTTTGGTTATTTTGGGTAATTCTGGTAGTTCGGCGGTGTTATCGGGTATTTTGGGTAAATTATTGAATAATTAGAAtgatttggataaaaatattggttattttggatatttcggataaaaataTTCCAATACTTtgatgttttttaataatttggaTTATTTTGTTTCGGTTCTGGTCTTTGGTTCCGGTTTCTTTTGCTCAAGGCCTAGTTATGGATATGAGTGGACTGATCTTCTGTTCTTTTGTATATGATATTGCAGTGTGGAGATATACAAACACAACAAGGAAGAAAGGATTGCTAGGACATGGGGAACTACTTCTCCAGGACTACCTTACGTGGAAGAACACATTACTCCATCAGGAAATTGGTTGATCGGTGGCGATTTAGAAGTTTTCCAGGCGATTAAGTACAACGATGGTCTTGATCACTACAGGCTATCTCCTAAACAGCTTAGGAAAGAGTTTGATAACCGTAAAGCGGATGCTGTCTTTGCATTCCAGTTAAGGAACCCTGTGCACAATGGGCACGCTCTGTTGATGAACGATACAAGAAAAAGACTTTTGGAAATGGGTTATAAGAATCCTGTTCTCTTGCTTCATCCTTTGGGAGGTTTCACAAAGGCCGATGATGTTCCTCTCGATGTTAGAATGGAACAACATAGCAAGGTTCTAGAAGATGGAGTTCTTGACCCGGAGACTACTATTGTCTCGATATTTCCGTCGCCGATGCACTATGCTGGTCCGACTGAAGTTCAGTGGCACGCCAAGGCTAGGATCAATGCTGGTGCTAATTTCTATATTGTAGGTCGTGATCCTGCGGGGATGGGACATCCTACTGAGAAGAGAGATCTGTATGATCCTGATCATGGAAAGAAAGTCTTGAGCATGGCTCCTGGTCTTGAGAAACTGAATATTCTTCCATTTAGGGTAAAGCAAAGTTTGTTGATTATCAGATTATGCTGCTTCAGATCATAATCATGTGTTCTTGGTCTGTGATTATTTTTATCCTTCAGGTTGCAGCTTATGATACAGTTGAGAAGAAGATGGCGTTTTTCGATCCCACTCGTGCAAAAGAGTTTCTTTTCATTTCTGGAACAAAGGTAAAAAGacagtttttgattgattttcgATGACAAGTTCTTGTTTTTTAAAATGGTTTTATTGTTTTGG
The sequence above is drawn from the Brassica napus cultivar Da-Ae chromosome A8, Da-Ae, whole genome shotgun sequence genome and encodes:
- the LOC106440752 gene encoding ATP sulfurylase 2 — translated: MSLLIRSSYVSQFHTRNSKPSSSSDQIPSKSLLFSSFNHNPLIKLVYKRNPRMQSLSFPSLTTVKSSLIDPDGGELVELVVPDSEIEPKKKEADSMPMVKLTKIDMEWVHVISEGWASPLKGFMREDEYLQSLHFNSLRLKDGSLVNMSLPIVLAIDDQIKEQIGVSKNIALVSPQGDIIGSLRSVEIYKHNKEERIARTWGTTSPGLPYVEEHITPSGNWLIGGDLEVFQAIKYNDGLDHYRLSPKQLRKEFDNRKADAVFAFQLRNPVHNGHALLMNDTRKRLLEMGYKNPVLLLHPLGGFTKADDVPLDVRMEQHSKVLEDGVLDPETTIVSIFPSPMHYAGPTEVQWHAKARINAGANFYIVGRDPAGMGHPTEKRDLYDPDHGKKVLSMAPGLEKLNILPFRVAAYDTVEKKMAFFDPTRAKEFLFISGTKMRTYARTGESPPDGFMCPSGWNVLVKYYESLQESDDSSKQQQTVVSA